From a region of the Triticum aestivum cultivar Chinese Spring chromosome 7D, IWGSC CS RefSeq v2.1, whole genome shotgun sequence genome:
- the LOC123166248 gene encoding transmembrane protein 53 gives MASFHRPLSAMAVAAFAAVSSIELPDKFSHHNRLPDDVVSLPASKPEAITAPSALPLSGLQFMPRNLQAFDPAKAPVASLPVIQTVYQYARFAKTSPEQEVALPAIPSSSSDALYRWHLPDPRACHGSPDRSQTVVVLLGWLGSKQKHLKRYADWYTSRGFHAVTFTLPMSDIVSYNVGGKAEKNVEMLSEHLGDWVREEDGKKIVFHTFSNTGWLCYGVILENLQRQDPSAVEKIKGSIIDSAPVAVPDSQVWALGFSAAIMKKHSVATKGAAPNTRSDVIVVESQKDIRPAATEAVLLSALEKFFDLVLNYPAVNRRLSGVMELLSSNQPSCPQLYIYSSADRVIPAKSVESFVERQRKAGCEVRSCDFVSSPHVDHYRSNPGLYTSQLTNFLEDCVLARREDSSSRSPSA, from the exons ATGGCATCCTTCCACCGGCCCCTCTCCGCCATGGCGGTCGCCGCCTTTGCCGCCGTCTCCTCCATCGAGCTGCCTGACAAATTCTCCCACCACAACAGGCTCCCCGACGATGTCGTCTCTCTTCCCGCCAGCAAACCAGAGGCCATCACAGCACCTTCAGCCCTGCCGCTGTCCGGCCTGCAGTTCATGCCACGGAACCTCCAGGCTTTTGACCCGGCAAAGGCGCCCGTCGCGTCCCTGCCGGTCATTCAGACGGTTTACCAGTACGCGAGGTTCGCCAAGACCTCACCGGAACAAGAGGTGGCGTTACCGGCCATCCCTTCCTCCTCGTCGGATGCTCTGTACCGCTGGCATCTGCCGGACCCGAGGGCGTGCCACGGCTCGCCCGACAGGTCCCAGACGGTTGTAGTTTTGCTCGGCTGGCTGGGCTCGAAGCAGAAGCATCTGAAGAGATATGCCGATTGGTACACCTCCAGGGGGTTCCACGCCGTCACCTTCACCCTCCCCATGTCCGACATCGTCAGCTATAATGTCGGAGGGAAGGCCGAGAAGAATGTGGAGATGCTCTCTGAACATCTTGGTGATTGGGTCAGGGAGGAGGACGGGAAGAAGATTGTTTTTCACACTTTCAGTAACACCGGCTGGCTTTG CTATGGCGTAATACTGGAGAACTTGCAGCGGCAGGATCCTTCAGCAGTGGAGAAAATCAAGGGTTCCATAATCGATTCAGCGCCTGTTGCTGTTCCGGACTCTCAG GTGTGGGCTCTAGGTTTCTCAGCTGCTATCATGAAGAAACACAGTGTGGCAACAAAAGGCGCTGCACCAAATACAAGGTCTGACGTCATAGTTGTGGAGTCCCAGAAAGATATCAGACCAGCAGCTACCGAGGCGGTTCTACTATCTGCATTGGAAAAGTTTTTTGATCTTGTTCTGAACTATCCGGCCGTAAATAG GAGGTTGTCTGGTGTTATGGAGCTTTTGTCCTCAAACCAACCAAGCTGTCCTCAGCTGTACATATACAGCTCCGCAGATCGGGTTATCCCAGCAAAGTCGGTGGAGTCATTCGTGGAGAGGCAACGGAAAGCAGGGTGCGAGGTGAGGTCGTGTGACTTTGTGTCGTCCCCTCATGTCGACCATTACCGCAGCAATCCGGGGCTGTACACCTCTCAGCTGACCAACTTCTTGGAGGACTGCGTGCTGGCCCGCCGCGAGGACTCCTCGTCGCGGTCACCGTCTGCATAG